The Tripterygium wilfordii isolate XIE 37 chromosome 4, ASM1340144v1, whole genome shotgun sequence genome has a window encoding:
- the LOC119997178 gene encoding protein Mpv17-like, which yields MLKLWRWYQNCLAVHPVKTQVISSAVIWGFGDVAAQTITHSTAKKHRLLKEEEKELKINWKRVATTSLFGLGFIGPVGHFWYEGLDRYMKTRLQLQPNSLRFVASKVAIDGIIFGPLDLLVFFTYMGFSAGKSAPQVKEDVKRDFLPALILEGGIWPILQVANFRFVPVRYQLLYVNFFCLVDSCFLSWLEQQQDAPWKQWLTSFLQMKEQKGQGG from the exons ATGTTGAAGCTGTGGAGATGGTACCAGAACTGCTTGGCGGTGCATCCCGTTAAGACGCAGGTGATCAGCTCAGCCGTGATTTGGGGTTTCGGTGATGTTGCTGCCCAGACTATCACACACTCCACGGCCAAGAAGCACCGTCTGTTGAAG gaggaggagaaagagcTAAAAATTAACTGGAAACGAGTTGCTACGACGAGCTTATTTGGGCTTGGATTTATTGGACCAGTCGGACACTTCTG GTATGAAGGACTAGATCGATATATGAAGACACGACTTCAATTGCAACCAAATTCCTTGCGGTTTGTTGCTTCTAAAGTAGCGATTGATGGGATTATCTTTGGACCGTTGgatcttcttgttttcttcacTTATATGGGTTTTTCTGCTGGAAAGAGTGCTCCTCAGGTCAAGGAAGATGTGAAGAGGGATTTTCTCCCCGCTTTGATTCTTGAAGGGGGTATATGGCCAATCCTTCAAGTTGCAAATTTTCGTTTTGTGCCCGTGAGGTATCAACTCCTTTATGTCAACTTCTTCTGCTTGGTCGATAGCTGCTTTCTGTCATGGCTTGAGCAACAACAGGATGCTCCTTGGAAGCAATGGTTGACATCTTTTCTACAAATGAAGGAACAAAAAGGTCAAGGTGGATGA
- the LOC119997176 gene encoding proline-rich receptor-like protein kinase PERK1 gives MSMPVTPEDSSATTPSPPPLSVEAEAPSPSPPPSTLGPSASPPIPVVLSPPPTNLASPPPPIPVTPPPPVSSHPAPPNPVLSPPPPIPVTPPPPVSSQPAPPNPVLSPPPPVTSPPPPSPVFSPPPTRSPILSPPPVSLPAPPPPATLTPPPPVSPPSHLQPPPIPPVLSPQPVSLPAPPPPAILTPPPPVSSPSPLQPLPTPPETSPPPAVTPPPPLLSPQPPTTSPPNLTSPPPPATSPPPLVSPPPQTLPSTPKPPTSRPIMNGSPHVMSGHSHISTALVIGCAFAAVVLLLLCWKICICWRSKRRRNHGSSKHERRFPDLAPKDKPYGGLSNGMHVITVLPTPSAPPLPSNIENSGCVTYKNGLLHQARDPTLGSSCAAFTYDELVVATNGFSESNLLGEGGFGYVHRGVIPSGKFVAIKQLKDDSHQGEREFRAEVEIISRVHHKHLVSLVGYCIAGPQRLLVYEFVPNNNLEFHLHGNMCPVMEWATRLKIVIGAAKGLAYLHEDCNPTIIHRDVKAANILLDHNFEAKVSDFGLAKTFSTTNTIITHISTRVVGTFGYLAPEYALSGRLTVKSDVYSFGVMLIELITGRPPISATESEMNQGLVSWARPLLAQALEDGNFDALVDPRLGYNYNTNELASMVVCAAACVQQSSLLRPKMSQVVRTLEGEIPLNDLSGPNTLMQKTSFTSWGSDTGLQYKNIKELNKELERQEHGFTMYSGTTSEYGLNPSISSTDTQQHHVRTAEQA, from the exons ATGTCGATGCCTGTCACTCCGGAAGATTCTTCGGCAACcacaccatcaccaccaccactttCAGTGGAGGCAGAGGCCCCCAGTCCTTCACCACCACCATCCACATTGGGTCCTTCAGCGTCTCCACCAATTCCTGTTGTGTTGTCACCCCCACCTACAAATTTAGCTTCCCCACCACCACCAATTCCAGTAACACCTCCTCCACCTGTCTCATCACACCCAGCGCCGCCAAATCCAGTTTTATCACCGCCACCACCAATTCCAGTTACACCTCCTCCACCTGTCTCATCACAACCAGCGCCGCCAAATCCAGTTttatcaccaccaccaccagtaaCGTCACCGCCACCACCAAGTCCAGTTTTTTCACCACCCCCAACAAGAAGTCCAATTTTATCACCACCACCTGTGTCATTGCCTGCTCCACCACCTCCAGCCACTCTCACACCTCCGCCTCCAGTAAGCCCTCCATCGCATCTTCAGCCTCCACCAATACCACCAGTTTTATCACCACAACCTGTGTCATTGCCTGCTCCACCACCTCCAGCCATTCTCACACCTCCGCCTCCAGTAAGCTCTCCATCCCCTCTTCAGCCTCTACCAACACCACCAGAAACTTCTCCACCTCCAGCAGTAACTCCTCCACCGCCTCTGCTATCTCCACAACCCCCAACAACTTCTCCGCCTAATTTAACATCTCCACCACCGCCAGCAACTTCTCCCCCGCCTTTAGTATCGCCGCCACCACAAACATTGCCATCCACACCAAAGCCTCCCACTTCGCGGCCAATTATGAATGGAAGTCCTCATGTTATGTCAGGACACTCTCATATATCTACAGCATTAGTGATCGGATGTGCTTTTGCTGCAGTTGTTCTGCTTCTCTTATGTTGGAAAATATGCATTTGTTGGAGatcaaagagaagaagaaaccaTGGTTCTTCTAAACACGAGAGAAGATTTCCAGACTTGGCACCAAAAG ATAAGCCTTATGGTGGCCTGTCAAATGGGATGCATGTTATCACGGTGCTACCAACGCCCTCTGCCCCACCTCTCCCAAGCAATATTGAAAACTCTGGTTGTGTGACTTATAAGAACGGTTTGCTACATCAAGCACGTGATCCAACCTTGGGATCATCATGTGCTGCTTTCACTTATGATGAACTTGTTGTGGCTACTAATGGCTTCTCAGAGTCCAATCTTCTTGGAGAGGGGGGGTTTGGATATGTACACAGAGGAGTCATTCCCAGCGGAAAATTTGTCGCAATCAAGCAGTTAAAGGACGATAGCCATCAAGGAGAACGTGAATTCCGGGCAGAGGTTGAGATCATCAGCCGGGTGCATCACAAACACCTTGTTTCATTGGTTGGTTACTGCATTGCTGGGCCCCAGAGATTGCTTGTTTATGAGTTTGTTCCAAACAACAACTTGGAGTTTCACTTGCATG GAAACATGTGTCCTGTTATGGAATGGGCTACCAGACTGAAAATCGTTATCGGGGCTGCAAAAGGACTGGCATACCTCCATGAGGATT GTAACCCAACAATCATTCATCGCGATGTCAAGGCAGCTAATATTCTTCTAGATCATAATTTTGAAGCTAAG GTTTCGGACTTTGGACTGGCGAAAACTTTCTCTACTACCAATACCATCATTACTCATATTTCTACCCGAGTGGTGGGAACTTTTGG GTACTTGGCTCCAGAATATGCATTGAGTGGTCGTTTAACGGTTAAGTCTGATGTATATTCCTTCGGGGTCATGCTTATAGAGCTTATAACTGGACGTCCACCTATCAGTGCTACAGAATCCGAAATGAACCAAGGACTGGTTAGCTGG GCCAGGCCATTACTTGCCCAAGCCCTGGAAGATGGCAATTTCGACGCACTTGTTGATCCACGGCTAGGGTATAACTATAATACCAATGAACTTGCTAGCATGGTTGTTTGTGCTGCTGCTTGTGTGCAACAGTCGTCACTGCTTCGTCCGAAAATGAGCCAG GTAGTCCGCACCTTAGAAGGAGAAATCCCTCTGAATGATCTATCTGGACCAAATACGCTTATGCAGAAGACATCTTTTACTTCTTGGGGTAGTGATACTGGTCTACAGTACAAGAACATAAAAGAACTCAACAAGGAATTGGAAAGACAGGAGCATGGATTCACTATGTACAGCGGAACCACAAGTGAATATGGTCTAAACCCATCTATCTCGAGTACCGATACCCAGCAACACCACGTGAGAACAGCTGAACAGGCCTAA